The following are encoded together in the Rana temporaria chromosome 12, aRanTem1.1, whole genome shotgun sequence genome:
- the SOX18 gene encoding transcription factor SOX-18, producing the protein MHRPEPSYCTEETTLGQRGAGSWVPPPPAAPEPGHAPSSPPVPDSPAPSPSPGYGYSHSEDKPGEPRIRRPMNAFMVWAKDERKRLAQQNPDLHNAVLSKMLGQSWKNLSVGEKRPFVEEAERLRVQHLQDHPNYKYRPRRKKQAKKMKRADCSSILRSEGYSGGHRQTSLTHFRELQPLASGELETYGLPTPEMSPLDVLEQREPVFFPPHMQEDGEPVSFRSYQPGIDFRQEKALRELSIPYSPSPTQMGNILRTPPSSAFFYTTQGGPPGCATLGQLSPPPEAHQLDPVEHLNPSELWGDVDRNEFDQYLNMSRTQVAIPGYHLSMSKLASARTMACEESSLISALSDASSAMYYSPCITG; encoded by the exons ATGCATAGACCTGAGCCAAGTTACTGCACAGAGGAGACTACTCTGGGCCAACGAGGTGCCGGTTCATGGGTACCCCCTCCGCCCGCAGCCCCTGAACCCGGTCACGCCCCCAGCTCCCCGCCAGTTCCGGACAGCCCAGCGCCGAGCCCCTCGCCCGGCTATGGATACAGCCACTCGGAGGACAAGCCGGGCGAACCCCGAATCCGGCGCCCCATGAACGCCTTCATGGTCTGGGCCAAAGACGAGCGAAAGAGACTGGCGCAGCAGAACCCAGACCTGCACAATGCCGTACTGAGCAAGATGCTAG GTCAGTCCTGGAAGAACCTGAGCGTTGGGGAGAAGCGCCCCTTTGTGGAGGAAGCGGAGCGGCTGCGTGTCCAGCACCTCCAGGACCACCCCAACTACAAGTACCGCCCACGAAGGAAGAAGCAGGCCAAGAAGATGAAGAGAGCAGACTGCAGCTCTATTCTGAGAAGTGAGGGCTACTCCGGGGGTCACCGACAGACCAGTCTCACCCATTTTCGAGAACTGCAGCCGCTGGCGTCTGGTGAACTGGAAACGTATGGGCTTCCCACCCCGGAGATGTCTCCTTTGGATGTCCTGGAGCAGAGGGAACCCGTGTTCTTTCCCCCTCACATGCAGGAAGATGGTGAGCCCGTGTCCTTTCGATCGTACCAGCCTGGTATCGACTTCAGACAAGAGAAGGCGCTCAGGGAGCTCTCAATACCGTACTCTCCCTCACCCACCCAGATGGGCAACATTCTTAGGACTCCACCGTCCTCTGCTTTCTTCTACACCACCCAGGGTGGGCCTCCAGGCTGCGCCACCCTCGGTCAACTTTCCCCGCCGCCCGAAGCTCATCAGTTGGACCCCGTGGAGCACCTGAACCCGTCCGAGCTGTGGGGGGATGTTGACCGCAACGAGTTTGACCAGTATTTGAATATGAGCAGGACTCAAGTGGCCATCCCAGGGTACCACTTGTCGATGTCCAAGCTGGCGTCCGCTAGGACTATGGCCTGCGAGGAAAGCAGTCTGATATCTGCTCTCTCCGATGCCAGTTCCGCCATGTACTATAGCCCCTGTATCACTGGCTGA